One Deinococcus roseus genomic window carries:
- the rimO gene encoding 30S ribosomal protein S12 methylthiotransferase RimO, whose amino-acid sequence MTQGVDIKKVGFISLGCPKALVDSERILTQLRAEGYHIAPTYEEADTVIVNTCGFITPAVEESLSAIGEALDATGKVIVTGCLGERPETIRERHPKVHSITGSQDVEGVMDAIHELIPPDTNPFTSLIPDTGVKLTPKHYAYLKIAEGCNHKCAFCIIPKLRGLQVSRDAGEVLYEAFRLIASGTKEIMVISQDTSAYGVDIRHRESEFQGGQVKAHLIDLATKLGEMGAWVRMHYVYPYPHVDEVVKLMAAGKILPYLDVPLQHASPKVLKAMRRPGAGKQLETIKRWRGICPDLAIRSTFIVGFPGETEEDFQLLLEFLREARLDRVGCFTYSDVEEADATRFEDQVPEDIKQDRLERFMAVQQEISLERMQEKIGRVIEVIIDDYNEEPGQLIGRSKWDAPGIDGSVMCVHGNLAESEASRAIPEGSIKIGDIVRVLVEDADEYDLYGEVIEVLPWKPNVPQLGHFGKH is encoded by the coding sequence GTGACGCAGGGTGTTGACATCAAAAAAGTCGGTTTTATCAGTCTGGGGTGCCCAAAGGCCCTGGTAGACAGTGAACGCATTCTCACGCAGCTTCGTGCAGAAGGCTACCACATTGCTCCCACCTACGAGGAGGCGGATACCGTCATCGTGAACACCTGCGGTTTCATCACCCCGGCGGTGGAAGAATCGCTCTCGGCGATTGGTGAGGCCTTAGACGCCACCGGAAAAGTGATCGTGACCGGATGCCTCGGAGAGCGCCCGGAAACCATCCGGGAACGCCACCCCAAGGTGCACTCCATCACCGGATCCCAGGACGTGGAAGGCGTGATGGACGCCATTCACGAACTGATCCCCCCGGACACCAACCCCTTCACCTCCCTGATCCCCGATACGGGTGTGAAGCTGACCCCCAAACACTACGCTTACCTGAAAATTGCCGAGGGCTGCAATCACAAGTGCGCCTTCTGCATCATCCCCAAATTGCGTGGCCTGCAAGTCTCCAGAGATGCCGGAGAAGTGCTTTACGAGGCTTTTCGTTTGATTGCTTCGGGCACCAAAGAAATCATGGTGATCTCTCAGGACACCAGCGCATATGGTGTGGACATCCGCCACCGCGAATCTGAATTCCAGGGCGGACAGGTCAAAGCCCACCTGATCGACCTCGCAACCAAACTCGGTGAAATGGGAGCCTGGGTGCGCATGCACTACGTTTACCCCTACCCCCACGTGGATGAAGTGGTCAAACTGATGGCTGCAGGCAAAATCCTGCCTTACCTGGATGTGCCCCTGCAGCATGCCAGCCCAAAAGTGCTCAAAGCCATGCGCCGCCCCGGTGCAGGCAAGCAACTCGAGACCATCAAACGCTGGCGCGGCATCTGCCCGGACCTCGCCATTCGCAGCACCTTCATTGTGGGTTTCCCTGGCGAAACCGAAGAGGATTTTCAGTTGCTGCTCGAATTTCTGCGTGAAGCAAGGCTTGACCGTGTGGGCTGCTTCACCTACTCCGATGTGGAAGAGGCAGATGCCACCCGCTTTGAAGACCAGGTCCCCGAAGACATCAAGCAGGACCGTCTGGAGCGCTTCATGGCTGTGCAGCAGGAAATCTCTCTGGAGCGCATGCAGGAAAAGATTGGCCGCGTGATCGAAGTGATCATTGATGATTACAACGAAGAGCCCGGACAGCTGATTGGCCGCAGCAAATGGGATGCCCCCGGCATCGACGGCAGCGTGATGTGCGTTCACGGCAACCTCGCAGAATCCGAAGCCTCCCGTGCCATCCCCGAGGGCAGCATCAAAATCGGGGACATTGTGCGCGTTCTGGTGGAAGACGCCGATGAGTACGACCTGTACGGCGAAGTCATCGAAGTCCTTCCCTGGAAGCCCAACGTGCCCCAGCTTGGACACTTCGGTAAACACTGA